A section of the Pedobacter sp. HDW13 genome encodes:
- a CDS encoding GDSL-type esterase/lipase family protein, producing MFLGSSIFEFWKQKDPGYFNDKPYLDRGISGQISPQLLIRFRQDVINLKPKAVIILAGSNDIAGNTGHVTNQKIMDNIKTMAELAKLHRIKVILCKYLPVYQYPWNKSVHAAEEIMALNELIVAYAKQKHFTVLDYWTPLVDERNGQRAELTVDGVHPNLAGYKIMETVTEAAIKRAFKSRH from the coding sequence GTGTTTTTAGGGAGTTCGATTTTTGAATTCTGGAAACAAAAAGATCCGGGGTATTTTAACGATAAGCCTTACCTGGACAGGGGTATTAGCGGACAGATTTCGCCACAGCTATTAATCCGGTTTAGGCAGGATGTGATTAACCTTAAGCCAAAAGCTGTAATTATTTTAGCAGGAAGCAATGATATTGCTGGTAATACCGGCCATGTTACCAACCAAAAGATAATGGATAACATTAAAACCATGGCCGAGCTAGCCAAATTACACCGCATTAAAGTTATCCTTTGCAAATACCTTCCGGTTTACCAGTATCCATGGAATAAAAGCGTACATGCTGCCGAAGAAATTATGGCACTAAATGAGCTGATTGTGGCTTATGCCAAACAAAAACATTTTACCGTATTAGATTACTGGACACCGTTGGTTGACGAACGTAATGGCCAAAGGGCTGAGTTAACGGTTGATGGGGTGCATCCCAATTTGGCGGGTTATAAAATAATGGAAACCGTAACCGAAGCGGCGATTAAAAGAGCATTTAAGAGTCGGCATTAG
- a CDS encoding ATP-dependent Clp protease ATP-binding subunit: protein MEAKFSPQVKDVISFSREEALRLGHDYIGTEHLLLGLIREGDGMAIKILRSLGVDTGKLRRSIEDAVRGTSSVTVNLGNIPLTKQAEKVLKITYLEAKIFKSDLIGTEHLLLSVLRDDDNIASQILLQYGVTYDVFKQEVEVNKNGFRDDISNSASTGGDDDYREEESFSTPKKVSDIKSKTPVLDNFGRDLTKAAEEGRLDPIVGREKEIERVSQILSRRKKNNPILIGEPGVGKSAIAEGLALRIVQRKVSRVLFGKRVVTLDLASLVAGTKYRGQFEERMKAVMNELEKSTDVILFIDEIHTIVGAGGASGSLDASNMFKPALARGEIQCIGATTLDEYRQYIEKDGALDRRFQKVMVEPATPDETVEILTRIKDKYEEHHGVTYTDEAIQACVTLTSRYISDRFLPDKAIDALDEAGSRVHLTNIHVPQNIIDIEAKIEDIKLEKNKVVRSQKYEEAAKLRDTEKNLIEELDKAKAEWEAETKTKRYEVSEDNVAEVVAMMTGIPVQRVGQTDSQKLLNMYDKVAEKIIGQDDAIKKLTKAIQRTRAGLKDPKKPIGSFIFLGPTGVGKTELAKELARFMFDSDDSLIQIDMSEYMEKFAVSRLVGAPPGYVGYEEGGQLTEKVRRKPYAVILLDEIEKAHPDVFNILLQVLDEGQLTDSLGRKVDFRNTIIIMTSNIGARQLKDFGQGVGFSTSAKNNQAESHSRGVIESALKRAFAPEFLNRVDDVVVFNSLGKEEIFKIIDIELKALFGRVHTLGYDIALTENAKEYIAEKGFDSNFGARPLKRAIQKYLEDPIAEEILKGELTEGDVLEIDYDKTTDLISVNHKKGEKKKEQSAEEDSSAK from the coding sequence ATGGAAGCAAAATTTTCACCACAGGTTAAAGATGTAATCTCTTTTAGTAGGGAGGAAGCGCTCCGCTTAGGGCACGATTACATCGGAACCGAGCATTTATTATTAGGCCTCATCCGCGAAGGCGATGGTATGGCAATAAAAATTTTACGATCGTTAGGAGTTGATACTGGTAAATTGCGCCGCTCAATTGAAGATGCCGTTCGCGGTACATCGAGTGTTACAGTAAACTTAGGCAATATTCCGTTGACGAAACAGGCCGAAAAAGTTTTAAAGATTACTTACTTAGAAGCTAAAATATTTAAAAGCGATTTAATTGGCACCGAACATTTATTGCTATCGGTTTTGAGAGATGATGATAACATTGCCTCACAAATCTTGTTACAGTATGGCGTTACTTATGATGTTTTTAAACAAGAGGTAGAAGTAAATAAGAACGGATTCAGAGACGATATTTCGAACAGTGCCTCTACAGGTGGTGATGATGATTATCGCGAAGAAGAAAGCTTTAGTACACCTAAAAAGGTTTCAGATATAAAATCGAAAACTCCGGTTTTAGATAATTTCGGTCGAGATTTAACCAAGGCAGCAGAAGAAGGTCGCTTAGACCCGATTGTTGGCCGCGAGAAAGAAATTGAACGCGTATCACAGATTTTATCTCGTAGAAAAAAGAACAACCCGATTTTGATTGGAGAACCGGGCGTTGGTAAATCGGCAATTGCAGAAGGTTTGGCCTTACGTATTGTACAACGTAAAGTTTCGCGTGTGCTATTTGGCAAACGTGTAGTTACTTTAGATTTAGCTTCGCTGGTGGCCGGTACAAAATACCGTGGTCAGTTCGAAGAGCGTATGAAAGCCGTGATGAACGAGCTTGAAAAATCTACTGATGTAATTTTATTTATTGATGAGATTCATACCATTGTTGGCGCAGGAGGTGCATCGGGTTCGCTTGATGCTTCAAACATGTTTAAACCAGCTTTGGCCAGGGGTGAAATTCAATGTATTGGTGCCACTACTTTAGATGAGTACCGTCAGTACATTGAAAAAGATGGTGCTTTAGACCGTCGTTTCCAAAAAGTGATGGTTGAGCCAGCAACTCCTGATGAAACTGTAGAGATTTTAACCCGTATTAAAGATAAGTATGAAGAGCATCACGGTGTAACTTATACAGACGAGGCAATTCAGGCCTGTGTTACTTTAACATCGCGTTATATTTCTGACCGTTTCTTGCCTGATAAAGCTATTGATGCTTTGGATGAGGCAGGATCGAGAGTTCACTTAACCAACATCCATGTTCCTCAAAACATTATTGATATCGAAGCTAAAATTGAAGATATCAAGTTAGAGAAAAACAAGGTTGTTCGCAGTCAGAAATACGAAGAAGCTGCGAAGCTCCGCGATACAGAGAAAAATTTAATTGAAGAATTAGATAAAGCCAAAGCAGAGTGGGAAGCTGAAACCAAAACCAAACGTTACGAAGTATCAGAAGATAATGTAGCAGAGGTGGTAGCCATGATGACAGGTATTCCGGTGCAACGTGTTGGCCAAACCGATAGCCAAAAGCTATTGAATATGTACGACAAAGTGGCCGAGAAAATTATCGGCCAAGATGATGCGATTAAGAAATTAACCAAAGCCATCCAACGTACAAGAGCCGGATTAAAAGATCCTAAAAAACCAATTGGTTCGTTTATTTTCTTAGGTCCAACTGGTGTAGGTAAAACAGAATTGGCAAAAGAACTGGCCCGTTTCATGTTTGATAGCGACGATTCGCTGATTCAGATTGACATGAGCGAGTACATGGAGAAATTTGCAGTATCGCGTTTAGTAGGAGCGCCTCCGGGATATGTAGGTTATGAAGAAGGTGGACAGTTAACTGAAAAAGTTAGAAGAAAACCTTATGCGGTAATCTTATTGGATGAGATTGAAAAAGCACATCCTGATGTATTCAATATCTTATTGCAGGTTTTAGACGAAGGACAATTAACCGATAGCTTAGGCCGTAAAGTTGATTTTAGAAATACGATCATCATCATGACTTCTAACATTGGCGCACGCCAGTTGAAAGATTTCGGTCAGGGGGTTGGTTTCTCTACTTCGGCAAAAAACAATCAGGCCGAATCGCACAGCCGCGGTGTAATTGAAAGTGCTTTAAAACGCGCTTTTGCACCAGAGTTTTTAAACCGCGTTGATGATGTGGTTGTATTCAATAGCTTAGGTAAAGAAGAAATCTTCAAAATTATCGATATCGAATTAAAAGCTTTATTCGGTCGTGTACATACTTTAGGTTATGATATTGCTTTAACCGAAAATGCAAAAGAATACATTGCTGAGAAAGGTTTTGATAGTAATTTTGGTGCCCGTCCTTTAAAAAGGGCTATCCAGAAATACCTTGAAGATCCGATCGCAGAAGAAATCCTTAAAGGCGAATTAACCGAAGGAGATGTTTTAGAAATTGATTATGATAAAACAACAGATCTGATTTCGGTAAATCACAAAAAAGGCGAAAAGAAGAAAGAACAATCAGCAGAAGAAGATTCATCTGCTAAATAA
- the ettA gene encoding energy-dependent translational throttle protein EttA has protein sequence MSDEKIIFSMAGVNKIYPPQKQVLKNIYLSFFYGAKIGVIGLNGSGKSSLLKIIAGLDKSYQGEVVFSPGYSVGYLAQEPILDPEKTVREVVEEGVAEVTAILKEYEEVNEAFGLEENYSDPDAMDKLMARQGQLQDKIDALGAWEIDSKLERAMDALRCPDPDTKIGVLSGGERRRVAMCRLLLQHPDVLLLDEPTNHLDAESIDWLEQFLQNYEGTVIAVTHDRYFLDNVAGWILELDRGEGIPWKGNYSSWLDQKAKRLAQEEKTESKRQKTLERELEWVRMAPKARHAKSKARIANYDKLASEDGREREDKLELFIPAGPRLGNVVIEATNVTKAYGDKVLFDNLNFSLPPAGIVGIIGPNGAGKTTLFRLITGQEEADAGTFRVGETVELGYVDQMHNDLDADKTVYENITDGLDNIQLGNKAVNGRAYVSKFNFNGGDQQKKVGILSGGERNRVHLAITLKKGANVLLLDEPTNDIDVNTLRALEEALENFGGCAVVISHDRWFLDRICTHILAFEGNSEVYFFEGNYSDYEENRKKRLGDVTPKRIRYKKLN, from the coding sequence ATGTCAGACGAGAAAATCATTTTTTCAATGGCGGGTGTAAATAAAATTTACCCTCCACAAAAACAGGTTTTAAAAAATATTTATCTTTCTTTCTTTTACGGCGCCAAAATTGGTGTAATTGGTTTAAACGGTTCTGGTAAATCGTCACTTTTAAAAATCATTGCTGGTTTAGATAAATCATACCAGGGTGAAGTTGTTTTCTCGCCAGGTTATTCGGTAGGTTATTTAGCTCAAGAGCCAATTCTTGATCCCGAAAAAACCGTTCGCGAAGTGGTAGAGGAAGGTGTTGCAGAAGTTACTGCTATTTTAAAAGAATACGAAGAAGTAAACGAAGCCTTTGGTTTGGAAGAAAATTATTCTGATCCGGACGCGATGGATAAACTGATGGCCAGACAAGGCCAGCTTCAGGACAAAATCGATGCTTTAGGTGCCTGGGAAATTGATTCGAAATTAGAAAGGGCCATGGATGCTTTGCGCTGCCCTGATCCAGATACTAAAATTGGTGTGCTATCAGGTGGTGAACGCCGTCGTGTGGCCATGTGCCGCTTGCTGTTGCAACACCCTGATGTATTGTTATTGGATGAGCCTACCAACCACTTGGACGCTGAAAGTATCGATTGGTTAGAACAGTTCTTACAAAATTACGAAGGAACCGTTATTGCGGTTACCCACGACAGGTACTTCCTGGATAATGTGGCCGGATGGATTTTAGAGTTAGATCGTGGTGAAGGTATTCCTTGGAAAGGAAATTACAGCAGCTGGTTAGACCAGAAAGCGAAACGTTTGGCCCAGGAAGAGAAAACCGAAAGCAAACGCCAGAAAACACTAGAACGCGAGCTGGAGTGGGTACGTATGGCACCAAAAGCACGTCACGCCAAATCAAAAGCACGTATTGCCAACTACGATAAACTAGCATCAGAAGATGGCAGAGAAAGAGAAGATAAACTGGAGCTTTTCATCCCTGCCGGACCGCGTTTGGGTAATGTAGTAATCGAAGCGACCAATGTAACCAAAGCTTATGGTGATAAAGTGCTTTTCGATAACCTGAATTTTTCGCTTCCGCCAGCAGGTATTGTAGGCATTATTGGTCCGAACGGCGCCGGTAAAACCACTTTATTCCGTTTAATTACCGGGCAGGAAGAAGCCGATGCCGGTACTTTCCGTGTGGGCGAAACGGTTGAACTGGGTTATGTAGATCAGATGCACAACGATTTAGATGCCGATAAAACTGTTTATGAGAACATTACCGATGGTTTAGATAACATTCAATTGGGTAACAAAGCAGTTAATGGACGTGCCTATGTTTCCAAATTCAATTTCAATGGTGGCGATCAACAGAAAAAAGTAGGTATTTTATCAGGTGGAGAGCGTAACCGTGTCCATTTAGCCATTACCCTTAAAAAAGGTGCTAACGTACTTTTACTAGATGAGCCTACCAACGATATCGATGTAAATACTTTGCGCGCCCTCGAAGAAGCTTTAGAAAACTTTGGCGGCTGTGCGGTAGTAATCAGTCACGACAGGTGGTTCTTAGACCGGATTTGTACGCATATTCTGGCATTTGAAGGCAACTCGGAAGTGTATTTCTTTGAAGGTAACTACTCTGACTATGAGGAAAACCGCAAAAAACGTTTGGGTGATGTTACACCAAAACGCATCAGATATAAAAAATTAAATTAA
- a CDS encoding mechanosensitive ion channel family protein: MKIKKLLLLLFMLPFVLNMARAQNKDSVNILKPADSLKRSFVERMQDFAKSSAKKSKAELAADKATIDQIRIFEQARKAIQKAKNYLNNGLDTPGIKTQLREIDDDFARASDGVFINKGTSQTFRNLTATSKILTELLNKASARKLSLDASQQQLNNFRYQLDSLSSEPALFKFPQDSVSLMKYLQKVVLVAKEIKPVDSMLKIANANIQNLLAQVNVTVFKLQNHLEEIAAYQEEMAGNSFKREFGNILGPEGHYRPFGEILTHSWVKGVMTLGFYAENNYGKLLTLMLLVFLSCTYLKSLKSIYIESNLLRPDMDGQLVIRYPFLSALLIVTSIFQFIFRSPPFILNVIFWITSCLSLSIIFRKFINKYWMNVWITMVILFMLAAVDNLVLQASRTERWQILIISCAGVIFGLFTLLRGKRDTLREKWIVYSIGFMVVLEAFSMLSNILGRYNLAKTLFISGYLNVVVAILFLWTVRLINEGLFLAFNIYSGQDKKLFYLNFSKVGKRAPLLFYGLLVAGWLVLFGRNFPAYNYFSKPLKEFFSNDRTIGDYTFSINTVLLFIVIIVISLIVSKVVSFFATDKHLEHKDDQKNYGIGSWLLLVRIAILAIGLFLAIAAAGIPVDRITIILGALGVGIGFGLQTLVNNLVSGLIIAFEKPVNVGDIVDVDGQGGTMKSIGFRSSVISTWDGADVVMPNGDLLNAHLINWSLGGNRKRVSIIVGVAYQTDLEKTRKVLMQVLGDEERIAKNPGPLVQFEQFASSAIDIRIYFWTKHIGQANSTKSDLIVAINEAFKANDISIPFQQQEITVRYPKEE; encoded by the coding sequence ATGAAAATCAAAAAACTGTTGCTTCTCTTATTTATGTTACCGTTTGTCTTAAACATGGCCCGGGCACAAAATAAGGATAGCGTAAATATCCTTAAGCCTGCTGATAGTTTGAAACGGAGCTTTGTAGAGCGGATGCAGGATTTTGCCAAAAGTTCGGCTAAAAAAAGCAAGGCTGAATTAGCAGCAGATAAAGCAACAATCGATCAGATTAGGATATTTGAACAAGCCAGGAAAGCCATACAAAAGGCCAAAAACTACCTGAACAACGGTTTAGATACGCCGGGAATAAAAACCCAATTGAGAGAGATAGATGATGATTTTGCGCGGGCGAGTGATGGGGTGTTTATAAATAAGGGTACATCACAAACTTTTCGCAACCTAACGGCAACTTCCAAAATATTAACCGAACTGCTTAATAAAGCGAGTGCCCGAAAACTCAGCTTGGATGCCAGTCAGCAACAACTCAATAATTTTCGTTATCAGCTGGATTCTTTGTCGAGCGAACCTGCGCTTTTTAAGTTTCCGCAAGATTCGGTTTCATTAATGAAATACCTGCAGAAGGTTGTGCTTGTAGCTAAAGAGATTAAGCCGGTTGATAGTATGCTTAAAATTGCGAATGCCAATATTCAAAATTTATTAGCGCAGGTAAATGTTACCGTTTTTAAATTACAAAACCATTTAGAAGAAATAGCAGCCTATCAGGAAGAAATGGCAGGCAATAGTTTTAAACGTGAATTTGGTAATATTTTAGGACCGGAAGGACATTATCGACCGTTTGGCGAAATACTGACCCACTCCTGGGTCAAAGGGGTAATGACCCTAGGCTTTTATGCCGAAAATAATTATGGAAAATTACTGACACTGATGCTGCTGGTTTTTTTATCGTGCACTTATCTTAAATCACTTAAAAGTATTTATATCGAATCGAATTTGTTGCGCCCGGATATGGACGGTCAACTGGTAATCAGGTATCCGTTTTTATCGGCATTGCTAATTGTTACCAGCATATTTCAGTTCATTTTCAGGTCACCACCCTTTATTCTCAATGTCATATTCTGGATAACTTCCTGTCTGTCCTTAAGTATCATTTTCAGAAAGTTCATCAATAAGTACTGGATGAATGTGTGGATAACCATGGTTATACTTTTTATGCTCGCTGCGGTTGATAATCTGGTATTGCAGGCCTCACGAACAGAAAGGTGGCAGATTTTGATTATTTCTTGTGCCGGAGTAATTTTTGGTTTGTTTACTTTGTTAAGGGGTAAAAGGGATACGCTAAGAGAGAAATGGATTGTATATTCGATTGGTTTTATGGTAGTGTTAGAGGCATTCTCGATGCTTTCGAATATATTGGGCAGGTATAATCTGGCTAAAACACTTTTTATAAGCGGTTACCTAAATGTGGTGGTAGCAATACTTTTCCTCTGGACGGTTAGGCTAATTAACGAAGGACTGTTTTTAGCTTTCAACATCTACTCGGGGCAAGATAAAAAGCTGTTTTATCTCAATTTTTCTAAAGTAGGTAAACGGGCACCGCTATTGTTTTATGGATTGCTTGTAGCAGGCTGGCTGGTACTTTTCGGTCGTAATTTTCCAGCCTATAACTATTTCTCGAAACCATTAAAAGAGTTCTTTAGCAATGATAGAACCATAGGCGATTATACTTTTAGTATCAATACGGTTTTATTGTTTATCGTAATTATCGTAATCTCATTAATTGTTTCGAAGGTCGTATCGTTTTTTGCTACCGATAAACATTTAGAGCATAAAGACGATCAAAAAAACTATGGCATAGGCAGCTGGTTGCTTTTGGTTCGTATTGCCATTCTGGCCATTGGCCTGTTTTTGGCCATTGCAGCTGCAGGTATACCGGTAGATCGGATTACGATTATCCTGGGCGCCTTGGGTGTGGGTATTGGTTTTGGTTTACAGACTTTGGTAAACAATCTGGTGAGCGGGTTAATTATTGCCTTCGAAAAACCGGTAAATGTTGGCGATATTGTGGATGTTGACGGCCAGGGTGGCACCATGAAATCGATTGGGTTTAGAAGTAGTGTAATTTCGACCTGGGATGGTGCCGACGTGGTAATGCCCAATGGCGATTTGCTAAACGCACACCTTATCAACTGGTCGTTGGGCGGAAACCGTAAACGGGTATCCATAATTGTTGGCGTTGCCTATCAAACTGATCTTGAAAAAACCAGAAAGGTTTTAATGCAGGTATTGGGAGACGAAGAGCGCATTGCCAAAAACCCGGGGCCGCTGGTGCAGTTTGAACAGTTTGCCAGTAGTGCCATTGATATTAGAATTTATTTTTGGACTAAGCACATTGGTCAGGCAAATTCAACTAAAAGCGATCTTATTGTTGCCATTAACGAGGCTTTCAAAGCTAATGATATCAGTATTCCTTTTCAGCAGCAAGAAATTACGGTACGCTATCCTAAAGAAGAATAG
- a CDS encoding CAP domain-containing protein, with amino-acid sequence MSCKKGTDSTTTEMPTTLKIEVSTTTNINNDALLKLVNDIRSAGCNCGTTKMPSVGALTWNVNLSSAALYQSKYTASIKSLVHTSANGETVGTRVSATGYNWTTVGENLASGQTTEVQVFNEWIASESHCKNIMTASFKEMGAARTDNYWAQVFASK; translated from the coding sequence ATGTCATGTAAAAAAGGAACAGACTCTACCACTACAGAGATGCCTACAACATTAAAAATAGAAGTCTCAACCACCACCAATATCAATAACGATGCGCTTTTAAAGTTGGTTAACGATATCCGTTCTGCTGGTTGTAATTGCGGTACTACTAAAATGCCGTCGGTTGGGGCACTAACCTGGAATGTAAATTTATCTTCAGCGGCTCTTTATCAGAGTAAATACACTGCTTCTATTAAAAGCTTGGTGCACACCTCTGCAAATGGCGAAACGGTTGGCACACGCGTTAGCGCAACAGGTTATAACTGGACAACCGTAGGCGAAAATTTAGCATCTGGGCAAACTACAGAAGTGCAGGTTTTTAATGAATGGATTGCAAGCGAAAGCCATTGCAAAAACATTATGACAGCATCTTTTAAAGAAATGGGGGCTGCCAGAACGGATAATTATTGGGCTCAGGTTTTTGCTTCTAAATAA
- a CDS encoding RimK family alpha-L-glutamate ligase, with the protein MNIALVTYLDKGAYDSATVESEDDKLLNFLKEKGLHIEKVIWNDPEINWQDYNLAILKSPWDYFDLITDFYHWLEKLAHLNVRLLNPIGLVKWNSNKLYLQEIEAAGLKITPSTFIHKQESVKLNDFFGKFGVDKLIVKPCVSGGAKNTFKVTADNVDVVNQKLNELLQEEDFIVQPFLPEILENGEWSFIFFNGVYSHSLIKQAKPGDFRVQPAHGGSVHPQSPDKNQIAIAQQYIDLFAKNCLYARVDGTFVKGEFLLMELELIEPFLFLNTDPQNYERYYQALKELM; encoded by the coding sequence ATGAATATTGCATTAGTTACCTATCTGGATAAAGGCGCTTACGATAGCGCCACTGTTGAAAGCGAAGATGATAAACTCTTAAATTTTTTAAAGGAGAAAGGATTGCACATTGAAAAAGTTATCTGGAATGATCCTGAAATTAACTGGCAAGATTATAATTTAGCCATTCTAAAGTCTCCCTGGGATTATTTTGACCTCATAACCGATTTTTACCATTGGCTTGAAAAATTAGCACATTTAAATGTAAGGTTGCTTAACCCAATTGGGTTGGTAAAATGGAATTCAAATAAATTATACCTGCAGGAAATTGAAGCGGCTGGTTTAAAAATTACTCCCAGTACCTTCATTCACAAGCAGGAAAGTGTTAAACTGAACGATTTTTTCGGGAAATTTGGGGTAGATAAACTGATTGTAAAACCCTGTGTAAGCGGCGGGGCTAAAAATACTTTCAAGGTTACAGCTGATAATGTGGATGTAGTAAACCAAAAGCTAAATGAGCTGTTGCAGGAAGAAGACTTTATTGTACAACCCTTTTTGCCCGAAATTCTCGAAAATGGAGAATGGTCTTTTATTTTCTTTAATGGGGTATACAGCCATTCCTTGATTAAACAGGCAAAACCTGGCGATTTTAGGGTTCAGCCTGCCCATGGCGGTTCAGTTCATCCGCAAAGCCCTGATAAAAATCAAATTGCCATAGCACAACAATACATAGATTTATTTGCAAAAAACTGTCTCTATGCACGCGTTGATGGCACTTTTGTAAAGGGCGAATTTTTACTGATGGAACTGGAACTTATTGAGCCATTTCTATTTTTGAATACCGACCCTCAAAATTACGAACGCTATTATCAGGCCTTGAAGGAGTTAATGTGA
- a CDS encoding carboxypeptidase-like regulatory domain-containing protein, with the protein MSLIFLIWGANAIAQNTYTISGLVRDQKDGLPGASIYLSGYKIATVADNDGRFKLTNLKPGSYDLLVQIVGYLPYSKSVIISDKSVQVELVLKENVAQLDEVTVRADPNRQKYINQFKEFFIGKTPNALQCKILNPQVLNVDFDITKSTLTVSTTEFLIVENKALGYRLKYMLDRFEYNSRTHIIYYSGHPFFEELKASASKKKKYVAAREVAYYGSSQHFFRSLYANKAQEEGFIINKMVKVPNPNRYPEYVINTNLEKIKAVPEKTGIRQTKGKVDTALLAFWTKQKEMPRTIDKFSRADVLTDTLVHYYNQNLKYLSYTDALLIQYTKEKESLAYSNTGFWIFRPLDVPENEISVANLTGEGVRFYENGGIYDSRSLLFEGYWAYEKVADMVPMDYIPLPKK; encoded by the coding sequence GTGTCGCTAATATTCCTGATCTGGGGCGCTAATGCTATTGCACAAAACACCTACACGATCAGCGGTTTGGTGCGCGATCAGAAAGATGGCTTACCCGGTGCAAGTATTTATTTAAGCGGGTATAAAATTGCCACTGTTGCCGATAACGACGGCCGTTTTAAGCTGACCAACCTCAAACCAGGTAGTTATGATTTGCTGGTGCAGATTGTGGGCTACCTACCTTATTCCAAAAGCGTAATCATATCTGATAAATCGGTGCAAGTTGAGCTTGTTTTAAAAGAAAATGTTGCCCAGCTTGATGAGGTAACTGTTAGGGCCGATCCCAACCGGCAGAAATACATTAACCAGTTTAAAGAGTTCTTTATTGGCAAAACACCGAATGCCCTGCAATGTAAAATTCTGAATCCGCAGGTTTTAAATGTTGATTTCGATATTACCAAAAGTACCTTAACTGTCTCTACCACAGAGTTCCTGATTGTAGAAAATAAAGCGCTGGGCTACCGCCTGAAATATATGCTCGATCGTTTTGAGTATAACTCGCGTACACACATTATTTACTATTCCGGTCACCCGTTTTTTGAAGAGCTAAAAGCCTCTGCTTCGAAAAAGAAGAAATACGTTGCAGCCAGAGAAGTGGCTTATTATGGTTCTTCGCAGCATTTTTTCCGTTCGCTCTATGCCAACAAAGCACAGGAGGAAGGGTTTATTATCAATAAAATGGTTAAGGTACCTAATCCAAACCGTTACCCGGAGTATGTAATTAATACCAATCTGGAGAAGATAAAAGCGGTACCAGAAAAAACAGGTATCAGGCAAACTAAAGGAAAAGTAGATACAGCTTTACTCGCTTTCTGGACCAAACAGAAGGAAATGCCCCGCACCATCGATAAATTTTCTCGGGCTGATGTACTAACTGATACACTTGTACATTATTACAACCAAAACTTAAAGTACCTGAGTTATACCGATGCCCTGCTGATCCAATACACCAAAGAAAAAGAATCCCTGGCTTACTCTAACACTGGTTTCTGGATCTTCAGGCCTTTGGATGTGCCAGAAAATGAAATCTCGGTAGCCAATTTAACGGGTGAAGGTGTTCGTTTCTACGAAAACGGTGGCATTTACGATTCGAGATCGCTCTTATTTGAGGGTTACTGGGCTTACGAAAAAGTAGCCGATATGGTACCTATGGATTATATTCCACTCCCTAAAAAGTAA